The genomic stretch TCTCCCTCCCAGTGGCCCGGTACCGCCCGGTCGGCCACCTCAGCCGGGCGCTCGCTGATCATGATCTCGGGCGTGACATGCGACTTGCGCCGACCACGGCTGCGCGCCCGCGGAACCCGGAGCGCCCGCCCGGTCCGCAGGCAGGCGGTCAGCTCGCGCCGCAGCGCGCCGCGCCCTTGCACGTACAGCGCCTGATAGATCGTCTCATGGCTGATGCGCATCGTCTCGTCACCAGGAAAGTCGAGCCGCAGCCGTCGAGCAATCTGCTCAGGGCTCCACGCCTTGCCCCAGCGACGGTGCTGGCGCCGACCATGGCGCCGGCTTCTCCAGGGCACGACAGGCCCGCGAGCCGCGGACCCGCCAGGGCCAGCAACCTCCCCGGCCAGCCGCTCCCGGACATATTTCCGCAATCGCGCGTTCACCGCCAGCTTCACCGGCTTAGGACGGCGGGCCGCCCGCTCGGCATGCCACTGCGCCGTGGTGGCCCGATATTCCAGGTTGCCACCGCGCGTGGCCGCGTTGCGCCTCAGCTCACGCGAGATCGTTGACGCGTCCCGACCCAGCCGCCGGGCTGTCTCCCGTACCCCGCAGCCCTGCACCCGCAGTAACGCGATCTCTTCGCGCTCCGCAAACGACAGATGCCGCTCCGATTTTGGCTTCGACGATGGTGCAAGTATCTTCGGTGGCATGCCGCCTGCTTCCCGGAACCACCGGTAGCCTACCGGATGCGACACGCCGGCGCCGCTCGCCGCTTCCTCACTCGACACACCCGTCGCAATAGCCGCCCAGAACCGTCGCCGGTTCTCACGCTGAACCACTCCCGGTCGGCCAGGCGACCGCTTCAACACTGGGCGTAGTGCCCGATCCGACCGTCGTCGCCCGCTCATCGCAACCTCCTCAGCCCTGGTGTTGCGACGACCGCTTGAATCCACCCCGCACCCGGCTGTCTGGACAATAGGTTGCGTTATGCGGCGCGCCTGAAAGTCTCCTCCTGCCAGGCGGCGCGCATCCGGGCTGGGCTGCGATACCCATTCTTCTCGATCAGCCACTCGGCGTTGTAGCGGGCGACGAAGGCCCGGACGGCGTCACGCACGTCCTCGATGGTCTGGAAGATGCGACCATGGACGGCTTGCTCTTTCAGGGTGCGAAAGAGCCTCTCGATCACGCCGTTCGTCTCGGGCTCCCTGACGAAGGCATAGCTCGGCGCCATGCCCCAGAACCTGATCTGCTTCTGGAAGACGTCGGCCATGAAGTTACTGCCGTGGTCGTGGCGTAGCGCCAGGCCACGGGCGACGCCGGCACCGAGATGGCCGAACTGCTGGCGCACCGCCATGCCGAGGGCCTGGATCGCCTCGGTGCGGGTGCCGTGCTTGGCCACGTGCCAGCCGAGCAACTCGGCATTCCAGTGCTCGGCCACGCCGAACAGCCAGACCTTGCCGTCCGCGACGGTGGTGATCTGGGTGGCGTCGGTGGCCCACATGATGTTCGGCGCTTCGGTGATGATGTGCCTCTCGTGCGACGTCTCCGGCCGCGTGCGGGCCCGGTGCGGCGAGAGCAGGGCGTGCTGGCGCATCAGCCGCAGCACCCGCTTGCGCGAGACCCGGACGCCGTCCAGCGTCCGCAGTCTGGCCCACACCTTGCGGTGACCCTCGCCGGTCCAGGGCGAGCGGGTGAGGT from Longimicrobium sp. encodes the following:
- a CDS encoding helix-turn-helix domain-containing protein, with the translated sequence MSGRRRSDRALRPVLKRSPGRPGVVQRENRRRFWAAIATGVSSEEAASGAGVSHPVGYRWFREAGGMPPKILAPSSKPKSERHLSFAEREEIALLRVQGCGVRETARRLGRDASTISRELRRNAATRGGNLEYRATTAQWHAERAARRPKPVKLAVNARLRKYVRERLAGEVAGPGGSAARGPVVPWRSRRHGRRQHRRWGKAWSPEQIARRLRLDFPGDETMRISHETIYQALYVQGRGALRRELTACLRTGRALRVPRARSRGRRKSHVTPEIMISERPAEVADRAVPGHWEG
- a CDS encoding IS3 family transposase — translated: MADATSPSTGRRYGVARVCHVWEVSRSSFYAAHQASAEEAGPRSSPARRGPKPAISDEDLLAAIRADLTRSPWTGEGHRKVWARLRTLDGVRVSRKRVLRLMRQHALLSPHRARTRPETSHERHIITEAPNIMWATDATQITTVADGKVWLFGVAEHWNAELLGWHVAKHGTRTEAIQALGMAVRQQFGHLGAGVARGLALRHDHGSNFMADVFQKQIRFWGMAPSYAFVREPETNGVIERLFRTLKEQAVHGRIFQTIEDVRDAVRAFVARYNAEWLIEKNGYRSPARMRAAWQEETFRRAA